GCCATGGCAGATGGAAGGATTAAAGTTTTCTTTGGCCCACATTCTCCATATACTGCTTCTGAAGAATTATTAATTAAAGTTCGTCAATTAGCGGATGAATATAATATGGGAATTCATATTCATGTTTCTGAAACTCAAAAAGAAATAAAGGATATTTTAGAAGAAAAAGGTCTAAGGCCATTCGAATATTTAGAAAAAATAGGATTTTTAGGTCCGGATGTTATAGCAGCACATTGTGTATGGCTCAGTGACGAAGAAATTGAAATAATTAAAAAACACAATGTTAAAGTTTCACATAATCCCTGCAGTAACATGAAATTAGCTTCAGGAATTGCACCTATTTCAAAATTAATTGAAAATGATATTTGTGTGGCTATTGGAACAGACGGCGCTTCTTCAAATAATAATTTGGATTTGATAGAAGAGTTAAAAACAGCAAGCTTGCTTCAAAAAGTATCTACATTTGATCCTAAAGTTCTAAATTCAGATGAAGCAATTGAGATGGCAACCATTAAAGGTGCTGAAGCTTTAGGTTTAAGTGAGGAGGTTGGTTCTATTGAAGTCGGCAAAAAAGCAGACCTTATTTTAATTGACACGGCTTCAGCTAATATGACACCAGATAGTTCGGCTTTGTCATCTAATATTGTTTATTCAGCAAACGGTTCTAATGTTGACACCACTATTTGCAATGGTAAAATTTTAATGGAAAATAAAAAATTAACTACTTTAGATGAAGATGAAATTTATGCCAAAGCCAGACAAGCTATAAAAGAATTAAAAGAAGCTATCTAGCTTCGAATTTTATTTCATTTTTATTTATTACTATGCTCTTTTTCCATTCATCTTTGGTTTCAGGAAAATCGCTTCTATAATGTGCCCCACGACTTTCTTTTCTCAATATTGCTGATTTCACAGTTAAAATACAGATATCGACCATATTAATTATTTCCAACACGGTTAATAGATCATCATTATATTGCTTTGTATTTTTAACATCTAAATTAACAATTTCTTTTTTCATTTCCTGAAGTTGGGCTAATGCTTCATTTAAGGTTTTTTCGTCACGTACAATAGCTACTTTTTCCCACATCAATTTTTTAATATTATTTTTAAATTCTTTTGGTTTAATCGAACCTTTTTTGATTAAAGATTCTATTCTTGATGCTTCTGCTTTAACCATTTCATAGTTGCTTTTCAGTTCAGTTGTTTTAGCTATTTCACTTGCACTTTCACCTGCGATTTTACCGAATACTTGGGTATCAGCTAAAGCATTTCCACCTAAACGGTTAGCTCCATGAACTCCTCCACAGACTTCACCCGCTCCAAAAAGATTTTTTAATGAAGTTGATGCATCAGGATTGATTTTCAAACCACCCATAAAGTGATGTGCTGTTGGAGCAACTTCAATTGGGCCATGCTTAATATCTACACCAACATTTTCAAATTGTAAAACCATTGTTTCTAATTTTTCTTCAATATACTCATCATCTAAATGTGAAATATCAAGGTATACTCCACCATTTTCAGTTCCCCTACCTTCTACGATTTCCTGATAGATAGATCTTGCAACAACATCACGTGTTGCCAATTCCATTTTTTCAGGAGCATATTTACTCATGAATCTTTCACCATCACGGTTTATGAGTTTTCCCCCTTCTGCCCTTACAGCTTCTGTAACAAGCACTCCTTTTTTGGATTCCGGTGCTACCATACCCGTTGGGTGAAATTGCACTTGTTCCATATCTAATAGATCAGCTCCAGCATGATAAGCTATTGCATAACCATCTCCGTTTTTTTGAAAGGTATTGGATGTTACAGGGTATAATTGTCCAGCTCCTCCACTTGCAAGGATAACGGCTTTAGCTTTAAAGTATATTATGGTGGAATCTTTTAATCTAAGGCCTATTGCACCGATAACTTGGTTTTTATCACTAACTAAAGAGGATATCATAACCTCTTCGATACATTCAATGTCTCTTTTAATAATTTCTTCTTTAAGTGCATTTAATAATTCTGCACCAGTTCTATCTCCCTGATAACAAGTTCTTCTATAGGTTTGACCTCCAAAAGGTCTTTGGTCTATTTTTCCTGATTCTTGACGGTCAAATAATGCGCCGTAGTTTTCAAGGTCAATTAGCCTTTTCGGAGATTCATTTACAAGAATTTCGACTAATTTTTCATCATTTAAATAGCTTCCACCTTTTAATGTGTCAAATATATGTGCATCAGTTGAGTCGTCTTTATCAACAGTTTTGAATACTGCATTGTATCCTCCTTCTGCCATTCCGGTACAGCCAGACCTAAATGACAGACCTTTTGACACAATTATTGCTTTTAAACCTGAATCATCAACTTCAATAGCTGCCCTTGAACCTGCTCCGCCAGATCCGATAATTAATACATCTGTTGAGATAGTTTTTATTTCCATTTCCATTACCCTGTAAAATTTTTATTAATAACTTGTTATGTTTTTTTATTGTTAAATAAATTTCTTCAAAAATATTTATTAATCAAAAATAATTAATTATTAGTATTGAATCTATATTTCTCAGATAATATTTAAGTGTTTAATATTTTAATATTGTTTAATTGAAGATATGGTAAAAATTTTTTATAGTCTTGTCTATTTATGTAATTTAATTGGAAGGTATTTGATGAAAATTGAGGGTGAAGTTACAACGGGTTTTGGAAAAGCGGCATATTTTTTATCACAGGAATTTTACACTAAAGAGTTTGAAAAAAATTTGGGATTTATACCATTTCCTGGAACATTAAATTTAATTATTAATGAAAAGTATTTAGACAATATAAATGAACTGAAAAACAATTGTAAAAACTTAATAAAACCTGATGAAGGTTTTGGTGCTGTAAAATATATTAAAGCCATTTTAAATGATGAAATTAAAGGAGCTATTGTGTTTCCAGCTAAAACAACTCATGAAGAAAATTATTTGGAATTTATATGCAAGGATAAGCTAAGGGATATAAAATCTATTAAGGATGGTGACATTTTATCAATAGAGTTTTTTTTGTAATACCATAAAGTATTTTATCTATTAATAATATATTTGATAATACGTTCTCAGGGCGGAGTGAAAGTCTCCACCGGTGGTGATTTTAAAAAAATAAGTCCACGAGCACAACGGTGTTGATTTGGTGAGATTCCAAAACCGACGGTGATAGTCCGGATGAAAGAGAAGATAATAGTTATTTTTAGCCCTGGTTCTAGTAAATAAGGAGATATTACTATGAATCATGAAACAAAATTAGAGAAAGCTTTCGAAGCAATTAGAAATGGAGAATTTGTACTGGTTTTCGATGATGATGATAGGGAAGGGGAAGTTGATATGATTATCGCTTCTGAATTTGTAAATCCTAAATCAATTGCAACCATGAGAAATGATGCTGGTGGTTTAATCTGCAATTGCCTGCATTCTGATTTTTGTGATGAAATTCATTTGCCGTTTATGGTTGACATTATGCAAGCAGCTAGTGAAAAATATCCAGAACTTAGTGAACTTGCACCAAATGATATTCCATATGATGATAGGTCATCATTTTCCATTTGGGTTAATCACAGAAAATCTTTCACTGGCGTAACAGATTATGACAGAGCAAGAACCATAAGTGACATGGCTTTAATGATGAAGGAAAAAAGATTTGATGAATTCGGTGCAACATTTAGATCCCCAGGTCATGTGTGTCTTTTAAGAGGAGCAGATGGACTTGTTAAAAATAGGCAGGGACATACTGAAATCGGCCTTGCATTATGTGAAATGGCTGGAGTTACTCCTGTTTGTGTGGTTTGTGAGATGATGGATGGTGAAACCGGAAAAGCCACTTCAATATCCGATGCTTGTAAATATGCAGAAAAAAACAATCTTATATTGCTTAAAGGCGAAGACATCATCAATGAATATTTAAAAGAATAGCTAGCTTTTACTAGCTATATAATCTGAAATAAATTTTGTATTTTGTTTAATTTTATAGGAATTATAAATGCTGAATGAGACGTATTTTCCGTCTCTCATTTTAATTTCTAAACCGTCACGAACTTCTTTTGAATTGTTTATTTCAACTACTTTATCATATGATATTCTCAATGTTTTATTTTTAAGTGCTTTTTCAATGTGAATTCCATCATCTAAAATTTTTACAATTTTTACAGCACGACGATTTTTATCGGAAGCTATTTGAATATTGCCTTCACCGTCAAAAGTATATTCCGGTATTAAACAAGTTGCTTTCCAACCATGCTTCATTTTTTTTAAAATATGAGTTTTGTCTTTTTTAGTTAGTTTGACTCCTTTTTCAGGACTTAAATTAAGTGCCATTATATCACCTTACTTTTAATTTCATCAAATGAGTAAATTTTATTAAATTCAACTTCATGGGCCATATTAATTACTGAATCGATATCTAAGTTATTTTCTATTAAATCCATTGCATGTGAAGTAAATAAATCATATCTTATTTCAACTTCTGGAATAAATCCACGCATATCTCCAGATTTTAATTTTGGAAGTTTTAAAACATTTTCAACATGTGTGTTGTTTTTAATATAAGGAACTACATTATCAAATATCTTATCATTGTAGACCTTGTTAAGTAAAATTGCTTCTACTGAAACTCCAAGTTTTTCCAGCATATTCGCATGGGAAACTAAATCGATTGCTGCAGATTCAATTCCACCTTTATTCACGCCTGATGCAAGAATCATAGGTATATTTGATGACATTGCAATTTCAGCAGCTGAAAAAGGAACTTTTTCATTTAAAATACCAGTAAACACGCTCATTACTCCTTCAATAAGTACAATATCATAGTCCGAATTATTCAACCTGTCTATTGTAGATTCAATATCTGCCCAACCTAAATGTCCAATTTTGACAGATGCGAAGTCCTCCATTTTTCCTTTGGTCAAATATAATCCAGGTATAATGTCACGTACATCTGGACCTACTTTTAGAAGGGCTACTTTATAACCTCTTTTTGTTAATGCACCTGCAAGACCGGTTAAAATGAAAGTCTTGCCAGAGTCAGACCCATTACTTCCGATCATTAAGTATTTTGGCATTTTATTTCCTTTAATCGACGGTATTTTAATACCTGTATTGATTCCGATCTCACCTTTTAAATATTTTTTAACCTCCTTGTTTCTATTGTAAATTTCATCAGTATTTGTAGCATCTATTTGTTCTAATAGATTGTTTACAATAATCGGATTTTCATCTAAAATTCCATGAATCATTGTTCCTATAACATTGCCATCATCGTTACATGCACCTGAAAAGAGGTTATAATCACCTTTTTTGTTAGTGTCGCCATAATTCATTCTTTGAACTTTTGAATAAAACAGAATTTTAGCATCACCTTCTACTTTACCATAAGTGTGAGTATGAAAACCAGTCACATCTTCTTTTTGGTTTTTTACTAAAAATGAGTTATTATATACTTTTGCAACTACACGGTCACTTGTAATCAATGGTGAGAAATCAACATCAATTATTCCAAGACCTTCTTTAAGAATCGGCACCGGAGATTTACGGCCGATATCTATTTGATTTGATAATAATTGAAATCCTGCACATATGCCAATAATAGGTTTTCCATCACGTGCCATATGTTTAATTTCTCTGTTTAATGGAATATCAATCTCATTTGATTCAATTAATGTTCCACCAGGTATTATTAATGCATCAAGTTCTTTTGAAGCTTTATTACCATTAACTAATCCGTTTTCACCTACAACATCGGTTGGCAAGTTTCCAAAATCTTCAAATCCTGGAACAGCTCCATTAATATAGGCAAGTCCAATCTTTGTCATAAAATAACCTCTACTACTCTATTGTTTTTTATTAGTATAATATTTAAAGGTATATTTCAAGTGTAAAAAATCATGAAATTTATATAATTTTCAAAAAAGTTCAAGTTCAATTATACCTAAAAAAGCTCTTTAACTTTCAGCTTTTATTATTTAAACAGAAATGCTTAAGATCCTATAGAGAAATGTGAATTCATGAATTGCATAAATAATTGATGAAATGGATTAAAACTACATGTATTTTAGGTAATTCAGTAGAAAAAAGCAGTGGTTGAAGAGTCATTGTTATTCATTAGTACGACAGCAGTTCTTTTGATAAAATAAAAGGAATAATGGATTATCTATAAATCAATTAATTAAAAAAATATGCAGATGGGAAAGTCCCATCAGAGTAATATTGCTTTTGAAGACAAAACTTTGAAATGGTTTATTTTGTGTTTTCAAAAACACTCATGGCCTTAATAATTTTTAAATCATCTAATGGTTTTGCTTGAATTTGCAAACCAACAGGAATAGAATCCACTTCACCTGCAGGGATGCTTGCTGCCGGAATACCTGCTAGATTGGCTATCACTGTTAAAATATCGTAGGCATACATTTCCATAGGCTCTAACTTTTCACCAATTTCATGAGGAAGTTTAGGAACAGTAGGACCAACAATTAAATCAACATTTTCAAGCATTGAGGTAATTTCTCCTCTGATTACAGACCTTGCTTTTAATGCCTGTTTATAATATTTTCCACTAAATTCAGCTTCTGCAATATGTGAACCAATTTTAATTCTTCTTAATACTTCATTTCCACATACATCTTCGATTCTAGAACCATAATCCCTTCCATCATATTTTCTAGTAGCAGAGAAGAATTCTACATAGTTAATTAAGTAGTAAGTAGGTAAACACAAATCAATATAATCAAAACTCATTTCAACAAGTTCAGCACCAGCTTCAACTAATTTATTAATGGCTTTATTTACAGTTGCGTTAATTTCATCATCTGTAACCTCAATAAATTCTTTACATACAGCTATTTTCATACCTTCTAAGGAAGTGTCTTTTAATACTTCAGTAAAGTCCGGTTTATCCCAGTTGAGAGTTGTACATTCAGTTTGGTCATATTTTGCAATAGTATTTAATGCTAGTGCAATTCCACTCACATCATTTGCCAAAGGTCCAATTTGATCCAGACTCATTGATAAGTCAAGTAAACCTTGTCTTGAAACAGCACCATATGTTGGTTTGAATCCAATAACACCACAGTGAGATGCAGGATTTCTAATGGATCCTCCAGTATCCGAACCAATGGATATATCACACATTTGAGCTGCAATAGCTGCCGCACAACCACCAGAGGAACCTCCAGGAATCCTGCCCATGGCCGCCGGGTTTTGAGTAGGTCCATAGTAAGAAGTTTCGGTTGAACTTCCTGCTGCAAATTCATCCATATTCAATATACCAATGATTATACCATCTTCAGAAAGGATTTCTTCAACAGCAGTTGCGTTATAACTTCCAATATAATCTTCTAAGGTTTTGGAAGCTGCAGAAATAATTAAATCTTCAACATTAATGTTTGCTTTTATACCAAATACTAATCCAGCCAAAGTACCAACTTCATCGCCTTTTGCTATTTTTTCATCAATAGCTTCCGCTTGTTTCAATGCATTTTCTTTGTTTAATTCAATAAATGCATTAATTTCTTCGTTATTTTCATCGATAACTTTAATGAAACCTTCAACATTTTCTTTAGCTGTCATTTCTCCATGTTTAATGGAGTTTAATTTTTCAATAACGTTCATTAAAACACCTTAATAATCGTAAATTATAATACTATTACTCTATTTTTCAAGGTTTATAAAGTTGCTTTTTTACACTCATTTAGTCTTGTGACAGATTATTTTTTGATTAATTTACCCACTTAAATCATTTCAAGATAGTGGATGTATTGGCTTTAAATTATAAAAATCAACCAAAACGTCATGAAAAACTTGTTTAAAGAAATCACCTAGTTTTTAAATGAAAACTTTTTCACAAATTTTAAATATTTTTTTAAATAGTATTATAATCATGAAAAAGGCAGTGGTGTTTGATAACTCAGGAACATTGATTGAAAGGTATAGGGTTATTAAAGATGTGTTAAATGGTAATGTATTTACGGATATTAATTCTTTGGAAATTATAGAAGCGGCAGACGCTCTTGCTTTAGTTGTTCTTCAATTCAATACTAACAAACTCTTGGAACTTGATCAAAATACTTTAATTTCAGATGTTATTAAACAATTCAATATTGATTTTGACATTAGTTTCTCTACCAAGCAGGTTTCTAAGGCGGAAGTTAAAGAAATTCTTGACAATGAAAAAACAGCTGCAATCTATGATATCACCGACGGATTCGATATTTTACGTGAAAAGATTCCTACTATGGAATTGTGCAACGGGTCAGCTTTAATTGTTGACATGGATTTGGGCCAGGTTGCATATACCATTACTTCAGCAGGCAAATTTTTCCCAAAAGTTTTAGAAACGATTGAAATATTAAAGTCCCGCGGCATTGAAATATATATTGCATCAGGAGATAGAAAGGGAGCAATTAATAAATTGGCTAACATGTTAGATGTTCCCGAAGAAAATGCATATGGAACTGTTTCTACAAGAGGCAAATGTGAAGTTGTTTCTATTCTAAAAGAAGGAGGTTATAAAGTCATGATGGTTGGAGATGGTCTTAATGATATTTTAGCCTTTAAAAAAGCGGATATTAGTGTTTTAACAATCGAGCAACAG
This portion of the Methanobrevibacter sp. V74 genome encodes:
- a CDS encoding amidohydrolase family protein, whose product is MMYNTILIKNALILNPNNFENKKQSLLIKNDLIAEISDEIDESNIDKVIDAEGKILLPGFINTHTHLSMTLFRGLADDLSLDSWLNDHIWSIEANLNGDYCYIGALLAAVELIKSGTTTISDMYFYMEDVAHAIDVSGLRAVLSYGMIDFGDADKRESEIKENLALYNACNAMADGRIKVFFGPHSPYTASEELLIKVRQLADEYNMGIHIHVSETQKEIKDILEEKGLRPFEYLEKIGFLGPDVIAAHCVWLSDEEIEIIKKHNVKVSHNPCSNMKLASGIAPISKLIENDICVAIGTDGASSNNNLDLIEELKTASLLQKVSTFDPKVLNSDEAIEMATIKGAEALGLSEEVGSIEVGKKADLILIDTASANMTPDSSALSSNIVYSANGSNVDTTICNGKILMENKKLTTLDEDEIYAKARQAIKELKEAI
- the tfrA gene encoding fumarate reductase (CoM/CoB) subunit TfrA, producing the protein MEIKTISTDVLIIGSGGAGSRAAIEVDDSGLKAIIVSKGLSFRSGCTGMAEGGYNAVFKTVDKDDSTDAHIFDTLKGGSYLNDEKLVEILVNESPKRLIDLENYGALFDRQESGKIDQRPFGGQTYRRTCYQGDRTGAELLNALKEEIIKRDIECIEEVMISSLVSDKNQVIGAIGLRLKDSTIIYFKAKAVILASGGAGQLYPVTSNTFQKNGDGYAIAYHAGADLLDMEQVQFHPTGMVAPESKKGVLVTEAVRAEGGKLINRDGERFMSKYAPEKMELATRDVVARSIYQEIVEGRGTENGGVYLDISHLDDEYIEEKLETMVLQFENVGVDIKHGPIEVAPTAHHFMGGLKINPDASTSLKNLFGAGEVCGGVHGANRLGGNALADTQVFGKIAGESASEIAKTTELKSNYEMVKAEASRIESLIKKGSIKPKEFKNNIKKLMWEKVAIVRDEKTLNEALAQLQEMKKEIVNLDVKNTKQYNDDLLTVLEIINMVDICILTVKSAILRKESRGAHYRSDFPETKDEWKKSIVINKNEIKFEAR
- a CDS encoding DUF120 domain-containing protein, with protein sequence MKIEGEVTTGFGKAAYFLSQEFYTKEFEKNLGFIPFPGTLNLIINEKYLDNINELKNNCKNLIKPDEGFGAVKYIKAILNDEIKGAIVFPAKTTHEENYLEFICKDKLRDIKSIKDGDILSIEFFL
- the ribB gene encoding 3,4-dihydroxy-2-butanone-4-phosphate synthase translates to MNHETKLEKAFEAIRNGEFVLVFDDDDREGEVDMIIASEFVNPKSIATMRNDAGGLICNCLHSDFCDEIHLPFMVDIMQAASEKYPELSELAPNDIPYDDRSSFSIWVNHRKSFTGVTDYDRARTISDMALMMKEKRFDEFGATFRSPGHVCLLRGADGLVKNRQGHTEIGLALCEMAGVTPVCVVCEMMDGETGKATSISDACKYAEKNNLILLKGEDIINEYLKE
- a CDS encoding cobyrinic acid a,c-diamide synthase encodes the protein MTKIGLAYINGAVPGFEDFGNLPTDVVGENGLVNGNKASKELDALIIPGGTLIESNEIDIPLNREIKHMARDGKPIIGICAGFQLLSNQIDIGRKSPVPILKEGLGIIDVDFSPLITSDRVVAKVYNNSFLVKNQKEDVTGFHTHTYGKVEGDAKILFYSKVQRMNYGDTNKKGDYNLFSGACNDDGNVIGTMIHGILDENPIIVNNLLEQIDATNTDEIYNRNKEVKKYLKGEIGINTGIKIPSIKGNKMPKYLMIGSNGSDSGKTFILTGLAGALTKRGYKVALLKVGPDVRDIIPGLYLTKGKMEDFASVKIGHLGWADIESTIDRLNNSDYDIVLIEGVMSVFTGILNEKVPFSAAEIAMSSNIPMILASGVNKGGIESAAIDLVSHANMLEKLGVSVEAILLNKVYNDKIFDNVVPYIKNNTHVENVLKLPKLKSGDMRGFIPEVEIRYDLFTSHAMDLIENNLDIDSVINMAHEVEFNKIYSFDEIKSKVI
- the gatA gene encoding Asp-tRNA(Asn)/Glu-tRNA(Gln) amidotransferase subunit GatA, translated to MNVIEKLNSIKHGEMTAKENVEGFIKVIDENNEEINAFIELNKENALKQAEAIDEKIAKGDEVGTLAGLVFGIKANINVEDLIISAASKTLEDYIGSYNATAVEEILSEDGIIIGILNMDEFAAGSSTETSYYGPTQNPAAMGRIPGGSSGGCAAAIAAQMCDISIGSDTGGSIRNPASHCGVIGFKPTYGAVSRQGLLDLSMSLDQIGPLANDVSGIALALNTIAKYDQTECTTLNWDKPDFTEVLKDTSLEGMKIAVCKEFIEVTDDEINATVNKAINKLVEAGAELVEMSFDYIDLCLPTYYLINYVEFFSATRKYDGRDYGSRIEDVCGNEVLRRIKIGSHIAEAEFSGKYYKQALKARSVIRGEITSMLENVDLIVGPTVPKLPHEIGEKLEPMEMYAYDILTVIANLAGIPAASIPAGEVDSIPVGLQIQAKPLDDLKIIKAMSVFENTK
- a CDS encoding HAD family hydrolase, translated to MKKAVVFDNSGTLIERYRVIKDVLNGNVFTDINSLEIIEAADALALVVLQFNTNKLLELDQNTLISDVIKQFNIDFDISFSTKQVSKAEVKEILDNEKTAAIYDITDGFDILREKIPTMELCNGSALIVDMDLGQVAYTITSAGKFFPKVLETIEILKSRGIEIYIASGDRKGAINKLANMLDVPEENAYGTVSTRGKCEVVSILKEGGYKVMMVGDGLNDILAFKKADISVLTIEQQEEVSPKMLDKTDYVINDIFEVTNIDF